One window of Cohnella hashimotonis genomic DNA carries:
- a CDS encoding right-handed parallel beta-helix repeat-containing protein, producing the protein MKKFSSVAMALVLALGVVYGFSSSTEKPAYAASSTTTQVFSAAADFGTVQGQHQWYYQKLVGSIYTDLVYNAANKRWQPANSDYPWVSKDTQRPDENADSVLKWVAPDKGTIAITGEVSRSSEQGDGTVVTVLKDSKLLWKNTLIYVKGYAPKSVGSVPVEKGTAIYFIVNRKNTAVSDETLWSPTIEFKSDAPAATPTPTPTPTSTPTPTPTPTSTPTTTPTPTVKPTAAPTATSTPVSKPTATATPAFTSTPTPTPTPTPTLTPTPTAKPTATATPTSTPTPTPAAGIDVTSCGAIADDGKDDYAAFLSCLTKAKTQGKLVTVPAGNFTLGKILTLDGISLRGAGKDQTTLTSTDPQNGSIDIKGDGVTLSGIKHAYATTVARGNGANEKNSITVRSATNFVIDSIYVYKSSTAGIMVTYEAKGGRITNNIVDSTGADGIHMTNGSSFITVEGNLVKGVGDDTIAVVSYDEPAVNNITIRNNDVGYGSLARGISVVGGTDVLIEGNSVKDTQMAGIYIACEGSYNTTNVNNVTVKGNTVDHTGIQEPQNHPNVLVYASTGVIDNVTFTGNTIKNAAHRGIGVWGDGQIKDIYFTGNTLINDKGANTTFKNGTIHLKDNIGF; encoded by the coding sequence TTGAAAAAGTTCAGTTCGGTGGCTATGGCGCTTGTTTTGGCTCTCGGTGTCGTTTATGGTTTCTCGTCTTCTACCGAAAAGCCGGCATACGCCGCAAGCAGCACGACCACGCAAGTCTTCTCCGCCGCCGCCGACTTCGGAACTGTGCAAGGCCAGCATCAATGGTACTATCAGAAACTCGTAGGCTCCATCTACACGGACCTTGTTTATAATGCTGCCAACAAGCGCTGGCAGCCTGCGAACAGCGATTATCCATGGGTATCGAAGGATACGCAGCGTCCCGACGAGAACGCCGACTCCGTCCTCAAGTGGGTCGCGCCGGACAAGGGTACGATCGCGATCACCGGTGAAGTTTCCAGAAGCTCCGAGCAAGGTGACGGAACCGTCGTTACGGTCCTGAAGGACAGCAAGCTGCTGTGGAAAAATACGCTAATCTACGTCAAAGGCTACGCCCCGAAAAGCGTCGGAAGCGTCCCTGTCGAAAAGGGAACGGCCATCTACTTCATCGTGAACCGTAAAAATACAGCCGTCAGCGACGAAACGCTCTGGAGTCCGACCATCGAATTCAAGTCCGATGCGCCGGCTGCGACACCAACTCCTACTCCAACCCCAACATCAACACCAACTCCTACTCCAACCCCAACATCAACACCAACTACGACTCCGACGCCAACGGTTAAACCGACTGCTGCGCCTACGGCTACCTCGACGCCGGTCTCCAAGCCGACAGCAACGGCTACGCCCGCTTTTACGTCAACCCCGACGCCAACACCAACGCCAACACCAACACTTACTCCGACGCCTACTGCCAAGCCGACTGCAACGGCGACGCCTACGTCAACTCCGACGCCTACGCCGGCAGCAGGCATCGACGTGACGAGCTGCGGCGCCATCGCTGACGACGGCAAGGATGACTACGCGGCCTTCCTCTCGTGCCTGACCAAGGCCAAGACGCAAGGCAAGCTCGTGACCGTCCCGGCCGGCAACTTCACGCTCGGCAAGATCTTGACGCTTGACGGCATCAGCCTGCGCGGCGCAGGCAAGGACCAGACGACGCTTACCTCGACCGATCCGCAAAACGGCTCCATCGACATCAAGGGCGACGGCGTCACGCTGAGCGGCATCAAGCATGCGTATGCGACGACGGTAGCACGGGGCAACGGCGCCAACGAGAAGAACAGCATCACCGTCCGCAGCGCTACGAATTTTGTCATCGACAGCATTTATGTGTACAAGTCCAGCACGGCCGGCATCATGGTTACCTATGAAGCCAAGGGCGGCCGGATCACGAACAACATCGTCGATTCGACTGGCGCCGACGGCATTCATATGACGAACGGCAGCAGCTTCATTACGGTCGAAGGCAACTTGGTGAAGGGCGTCGGCGACGATACGATTGCGGTCGTCAGCTACGACGAGCCGGCCGTTAATAACATCACGATCCGCAACAACGATGTCGGATACGGCTCGCTCGCACGCGGCATCTCCGTCGTCGGCGGTACAGACGTATTAATTGAAGGCAACTCCGTCAAGGATACGCAAATGGCCGGCATTTATATCGCCTGCGAAGGCTCCTACAATACGACCAACGTCAACAACGTTACGGTGAAAGGCAATACGGTCGACCACACTGGCATCCAGGAGCCCCAGAACCATCCGAACGTGCTCGTGTATGCGTCGACCGGCGTCATCGACAACGTCACCTTCACGGGCAACACGATCAAAAACGCCGCGCATCGCGGAATCGGCGTATGGGGCGACGGTCAGATCAAGGACATCTACTTCACGGGCAATACGCTGATCAACGATAAGGGCGCCAATACGACGTTTAAAAACGGCACGATTCACCTGAAGGACAATATCGGCTTCTAA